The Gilliamella apicola genome window below encodes:
- a CDS encoding PTS sugar transporter subunit IIA yields MISVLVSTHGSTAKGLIETTEMICGKQSQCEAVSFAMGQSTDDFQQQLQQKLKDLQAFGSEIVCFVDLKGGTPFNTLVRLMADFPNIEIVTGVNVPMLLETFMQRDDVNLPTLLPDIIQAGTQGIERYNMASMSVDESSDEDF; encoded by the coding sequence ATGATTTCTGTATTAGTCAGTACACATGGTTCAACAGCGAAAGGCTTAATTGAAACAACTGAAATGATTTGTGGTAAACAATCTCAGTGTGAAGCTGTTTCGTTTGCAATGGGACAATCAACAGATGATTTTCAACAACAACTGCAACAAAAACTAAAAGATTTACAAGCTTTTGGATCAGAGATTGTATGTTTTGTTGATTTAAAAGGTGGAACACCATTTAATACTTTAGTTAGATTGATGGCTGATTTTCCTAATATAGAAATAGTCACTGGTGTAAATGTGCCCATGTTGTTAGAAACTTTTATGCAACGTGATGATGTAAATCTACCAACATTGTTGCCAGATATTATACAAGCTGGAACTCAAGGAATTGAGCGGTATAATATGGCCTCAATGAGTGTAGATGAATCAAGTGATGAAGATTTCTAA
- the tusC gene encoding sulfurtransferase complex subunit TusC, translated as MKKVAIIISSPPHGNAKGREALDIALATSAINHISVFFVDDGVFHLLSNQSPEHILMRDYIATFNMLELYDIEDVYVCESSLNTKNLVKVEHNIACKVINKQTLNQLLNIQEVILTF; from the coding sequence ATGAAAAAAGTTGCGATTATTATTAGTTCTCCACCTCATGGCAATGCTAAAGGCCGAGAAGCATTGGATATAGCCTTAGCTACATCCGCAATTAATCATATTTCTGTCTTTTTTGTTGATGATGGCGTATTTCATCTGTTATCTAACCAATCTCCAGAACATATTTTAATGCGTGATTATATTGCGACTTTTAATATGCTTGAACTTTATGATATTGAAGATGTTTATGTATGCGAGTCTTCACTTAACACAAAAAACCTTGTTAAGGTAGAGCATAATATTGCTTGTAAAGTTATTAATAAACAAACATTAAACCAATTATTAAATATTCAAGAAGTAATCTTAACATTCTAA
- a CDS encoding prolyl oligopeptidase family serine peptidase — MFLFKKYFYIIIIFLSLMNCISCVSKNSYSSIDNYAWMETDQVRTNEWLLTKSHETQKILNALPWKASVVKRFNTLTAYDSQSFVRNIQRVGDNCFYLKETADHPYNRLFVKDRFGKEKLLVDPPVGYGIYNFYPSNDGKYVAYAISENGSEVSAINVINVKNRSHLSDSISGITEPNLVWTNDNASFFYHRNDFADSDNRKSGTEEIYLHRLGTNIEKDLAIFGKVNIENYQANTDQYTDLSMSANWAIASVESSISGDTIDLYLTDYTSLNLENKHWKKIIDRKQNVTNFLLRDNWLYLAKYNNFSGYTLSRLDLNHIHSREEKIIEWKKGQLTRFAASKDAIYLAYYESGKYKFVTIPFSDLHNIKPIPISDDNKVTAIFSSSDHKEILFTQQNWNMPPKIWQYDPDSQLIEDSKIIKTNASLFADYESEQKWIKSNDGELIPLTLIHRKGIKLDGNNPTWLTAYGAYGESEYPNNYDTTRLIWLEKGGIIAIAHVRGGGELGPKWHHDGKGKNKINSVNDFIKCAKYLIDHRYTNSSKLVISGASAGGIVIGMALATHPELFAAASITSGMLNMSRLDQIPIGNANFLEFGSPFNKQEFNNLQTIDAYLNLREDVNYPPVMISVGLKDERVFPWQSAKFSARLNEINRTSLDKKVLVIANEDAGHFVNNFVNMMVFFMWKTNITD, encoded by the coding sequence ATGTTCTTATTCAAAAAATATTTTTATATCATTATCATCTTTTTATCATTAATGAACTGCATTAGTTGTGTATCTAAAAACTCTTATTCATCAATCGACAACTATGCTTGGATGGAAACCGATCAAGTACGAACCAATGAATGGTTATTAACAAAGTCACATGAAACCCAAAAAATACTTAATGCACTGCCTTGGAAAGCTTCTGTAGTAAAACGATTTAATACCTTAACAGCCTATGATTCCCAATCATTCGTTAGGAATATTCAGCGTGTTGGTGATAATTGTTTTTACCTAAAAGAAACGGCAGACCATCCTTATAACCGTTTGTTTGTTAAAGATCGATTCGGCAAAGAAAAATTATTAGTCGATCCGCCAGTAGGATATGGTATATATAATTTCTACCCATCAAATGATGGTAAGTATGTTGCTTATGCTATTTCTGAAAATGGCTCTGAAGTTTCAGCTATCAATGTGATTAATGTAAAAAATAGGTCACATCTATCCGATAGCATATCTGGTATTACTGAACCCAATTTAGTATGGACGAATGATAATGCATCTTTTTTCTATCATCGTAATGATTTTGCTGATTCTGATAATCGAAAATCAGGAACGGAAGAAATTTATCTTCATCGCTTAGGCACCAATATTGAAAAGGATTTAGCTATTTTTGGCAAAGTCAATATTGAGAATTATCAAGCTAATACTGACCAATATACCGACTTATCTATGTCTGCTAATTGGGCGATTGCTTCAGTGGAATCTTCAATATCTGGTGATACCATAGATTTGTATTTAACCGACTATACTTCTCTTAATCTGGAAAACAAACATTGGAAAAAGATCATCGATAGAAAACAAAATGTAACGAATTTTTTGTTGCGAGATAATTGGCTTTATTTGGCTAAATATAACAACTTTTCAGGTTATACTCTTTCTCGATTAGACCTTAATCATATTCATTCTCGAGAAGAAAAAATAATTGAATGGAAAAAAGGTCAATTGACTCGGTTTGCAGCCAGTAAAGATGCTATTTATCTTGCTTATTATGAATCTGGAAAGTATAAATTCGTGACTATTCCTTTTTCCGATCTGCATAACATCAAACCGATTCCTATTAGTGATGATAATAAGGTAACGGCTATTTTTTCTAGTTCAGATCATAAAGAGATTTTATTTACCCAACAAAATTGGAATATGCCACCAAAAATATGGCAATATGATCCTGATAGTCAGTTAATTGAAGATTCTAAAATAATAAAGACTAACGCATCACTATTTGCAGATTATGAATCAGAGCAAAAATGGATTAAATCCAATGATGGCGAACTTATTCCTCTTACCCTTATTCATCGTAAAGGAATCAAACTTGATGGCAATAATCCAACTTGGTTAACGGCTTATGGAGCCTATGGTGAAAGTGAATATCCTAATAATTATGATACCACCCGTTTAATTTGGCTTGAAAAAGGTGGAATTATAGCTATTGCCCACGTTCGTGGAGGAGGAGAACTCGGACCTAAATGGCATCATGATGGAAAAGGAAAAAATAAAATAAATTCAGTCAATGATTTCATCAAATGCGCGAAATACCTTATTGATCATCGTTACACAAACTCATCCAAGCTAGTCATTAGTGGTGCCAGTGCTGGTGGCATTGTAATTGGCATGGCATTAGCAACACATCCGGAACTTTTTGCCGCCGCATCAATCACCTCAGGTATGTTGAATATGAGCCGTTTAGATCAAATACCAATTGGTAATGCTAATTTTCTGGAATTTGGTTCACCTTTTAATAAGCAGGAATTTAATAATCTGCAAACGATCGATGCTTATCTTAATCTACGTGAAGATGTTAACTACCCGCCGGTTATGATTTCAGTTGGATTGAAAGATGAGCGTGTATTTCCTTGGCAGAGTGCAAAATTTTCAGCTCGACTTAATGAAATCAATCGCACCTCTTTAGACAAAAAGGTCTTGGTAATTGCTAATGAAGATGCTGGTCATTTTGTTAATAATTTTGTCAACATGATGGTGTTTTTTATGTGGAAAACCAATATTACTGACTAG
- the nagA gene encoding N-acetylglucosamine-6-phosphate deacetylase — MYALTNCRIYTGYEILENHAVIIDGDKIAKICKQDELSANITIEDLQGAIVAPGFIDIQVNGCGGVQFNETLDALSVETLEKMQETNLAYGCTSYLPTLITSTDEFMIKAVKVMREYLVKHPNQALGLHLEGPYINPEKKGIHDENIIRLPSQEMIDFLCDNADVIKIITLAPEKVEAHFIKQLVSAGIHVSVGHSNGHYDDCRRGFNAGIRLGTHLFNAMPYITGREPGVVGAIYDESEVYVGIIADGQHVSWANIRNSHKIKQDHLILITDAMLLAGSNLTSAVFAGKTIYYKDGRCVDEKGTLGGSALTMIDAVKNAVEYVGIALDEALRMATLYPAKAIGVDKTLGTVSEGKIANLVAFDRNFTIAKTVVNGEING, encoded by the coding sequence ATGTACGCATTAACAAATTGTCGTATCTATACAGGTTATGAAATTCTTGAAAATCACGCCGTTATTATCGACGGCGATAAGATTGCTAAGATCTGTAAACAAGACGAACTATCTGCAAATATCACTATTGAAGATTTACAAGGTGCTATTGTTGCGCCTGGGTTTATTGATATCCAAGTAAATGGTTGTGGTGGTGTGCAATTTAATGAAACACTTGATGCGTTAAGCGTTGAAACATTAGAAAAAATGCAAGAGACTAATCTTGCTTATGGGTGTACTAGCTATTTACCGACTTTAATCACATCAACAGATGAATTTATGATAAAAGCGGTAAAAGTGATGCGTGAATACTTAGTTAAACATCCTAACCAAGCACTGGGTTTACATCTTGAAGGACCTTATATCAATCCTGAGAAGAAAGGCATCCATGATGAAAATATCATCCGTCTACCATCTCAAGAAATGATCGACTTCCTTTGTGATAATGCTGATGTTATTAAAATTATTACTTTAGCACCAGAAAAAGTTGAAGCTCATTTTATTAAACAACTGGTTAGTGCTGGTATTCATGTTTCAGTTGGGCATTCCAACGGTCATTATGATGATTGCCGTCGAGGTTTTAATGCTGGTATTCGTCTAGGCACGCATTTATTTAATGCTATGCCATATATTACTGGGCGTGAGCCTGGTGTAGTTGGTGCAATTTATGATGAATCTGAAGTTTATGTTGGTATTATTGCCGATGGACAACATGTTAGCTGGGCAAATATTCGAAACAGCCATAAAATCAAACAAGATCATTTGATTTTAATTACTGATGCTATGTTACTGGCGGGTTCAAATTTAACATCAGCGGTATTTGCAGGTAAAACCATTTATTATAAAGATGGTCGTTGTGTTGATGAAAAAGGTACATTAGGCGGTTCAGCCTTAACTATGATTGATGCTGTGAAAAATGCAGTCGAGTATGTCGGTATTGCATTGGATGAAGCATTAAGAATGGCAACCCTTTATCCTGCAAAAGCAATTGGTGTTGATAAAACTCTTGGTACAGTTAGTGAAGGTAAAATAGCTAACTTAGTTGCTTTTGATCGTAATTTTACTATTGCTAAAACGGTTGTTAATGGAGAGATCAACGGCTAG
- the nagE gene encoding N-acetylglucosamine-specific PTS transporter subunit IIBC: protein MGILAYLQRIGRSLMVPVAVLPAAAILLGIGYWIDPQGWGQNSIVAAFLIKSGGAIIDNMAILFAIGIAYGMSKDKDGAAALSGLVGFLVITTLLSPDSVSLLTNTPIDQVSKAFNKINQNQFIGILVGVISAEIYNRFSNIELHKAFAFFSGKRLVPIIVSFVMLFVAFAMLYVWPHIYQALVAFGNEIKGLGAIGAGIYGFFNRLLIPVGLHHALNSVFWFNVADINDIPNFLAGQNAIDSGKAIAGITGRYQAGFFPIMMFGLPGAALAMYHTAKKGNKDKTASIMLAASFAAFFTGITEPLEFAFMFVAPVLYVIHAILTGISLFIAASLQWISGFAFSAGLLDMLLQSRNPLAVHWYMLILQGLVFFVVYYVVFRFVIVKFNLKTPGREDDVVTDSSSTENTSSKDAVGDVSALAEQYLVIVGGKENLTNIDSCITRLRLSVKDTDLIDEQSAKALGAMAVIKLGKTGVQIVVGQQAEKIADHMKKIV from the coding sequence ATGGGAATTTTAGCTTATTTGCAACGCATCGGGCGCTCACTTATGGTGCCTGTCGCAGTTTTACCTGCGGCTGCAATATTACTCGGCATTGGATACTGGATTGATCCTCAAGGATGGGGACAAAATAGTATTGTTGCTGCTTTTTTAATTAAATCTGGTGGCGCAATTATTGATAACATGGCAATACTATTTGCTATTGGTATCGCATATGGTATGTCTAAAGATAAAGATGGTGCTGCTGCTTTAAGTGGCTTAGTTGGTTTTTTAGTCATCACAACATTACTATCTCCAGATTCTGTATCATTATTAACAAACACACCAATAGATCAGGTTTCTAAAGCGTTTAATAAAATTAATCAAAACCAGTTTATTGGTATTTTAGTTGGTGTAATCTCTGCTGAAATATATAATCGTTTTAGTAATATTGAATTACATAAAGCATTTGCATTCTTTAGTGGTAAACGTTTGGTACCTATTATTGTTTCATTTGTAATGTTGTTTGTTGCTTTTGCAATGCTTTACGTTTGGCCACATATTTATCAAGCCCTAGTTGCATTTGGTAATGAAATTAAAGGATTAGGTGCAATTGGTGCAGGTATCTATGGATTCTTTAACCGTCTACTTATTCCTGTTGGATTGCATCATGCGCTTAATTCAGTATTCTGGTTTAACGTAGCTGATATTAATGATATCCCTAACTTCTTAGCTGGACAAAATGCCATTGATAGCGGTAAAGCAATTGCGGGTATTACCGGCCGTTATCAAGCTGGTTTCTTCCCAATTATGATGTTTGGTTTACCAGGGGCAGCATTAGCTATGTATCATACAGCGAAAAAAGGAAATAAAGATAAAACTGCTTCAATTATGTTAGCAGCTTCTTTCGCCGCTTTCTTTACTGGTATTACTGAACCATTAGAATTTGCCTTTATGTTTGTAGCTCCAGTACTTTATGTAATACATGCTATTTTAACGGGTATTTCTTTGTTTATTGCCGCTAGTTTGCAATGGATTTCAGGTTTCGCATTTAGTGCAGGTTTGCTTGATATGTTACTGCAATCACGTAATCCATTAGCCGTACATTGGTATATGTTAATTCTCCAAGGATTAGTATTCTTTGTAGTTTACTATGTAGTATTCCGTTTTGTGATTGTCAAATTCAATTTAAAAACACCAGGACGTGAAGACGATGTGGTAACTGACTCATCATCAACTGAAAACACTTCATCGAAAGATGCAGTTGGCGATGTATCAGCACTTGCAGAACAATATCTAGTTATTGTTGGTGGTAAAGAAAATTTAACTAATATTGATTCTTGTATTACACGTTTACGTTTAAGTGTGAAAGACACTGATCTAATTGATGAACAATCTGCAAAAGCCCTTGGTGCTATGGCGGTAATTAAATTAGGGAAAACAGGCGTACAAATTGTTGTTGGTCAGCAAGCGGAAAAAATCGCTGATCATATGAAAAAAATAGTCTAG
- the tusD gene encoding sulfurtransferase complex subunit TusD: MNDSLSYTLVIMGPAYGTQSAYFAYQFAQTLLSKTSHTIKNIFFYADGVYNGNKFTDPASDEFDLVSAWQALAKEYCLTLTICVAAAQRRGVIETNLADCFQLTGLGELSASITETDRTIQF; encoded by the coding sequence TTGAATGATTCATTAAGTTATACACTTGTTATTATGGGTCCTGCATATGGGACCCAATCTGCTTATTTTGCCTATCAATTTGCGCAAACTTTGCTATCCAAAACTTCTCATACAATTAAAAATATCTTTTTTTATGCAGATGGTGTCTATAATGGTAATAAGTTTACCGATCCCGCTAGTGATGAATTTGATTTAGTATCTGCATGGCAGGCGTTAGCAAAAGAATATTGCTTAACGTTAACTATTTGTGTTGCTGCAGCTCAAAGACGAGGTGTTATTGAAACAAATCTTGCTGATTGTTTTCAGTTAACTGGACTTGGTGAATTAAGTGCATCTATTACAGAAACAGATCGCACTATCCAATTTTAG
- the fkpA gene encoding FKBP-type peptidyl-prolyl cis-trans isomerase — MKSLIKMTLVSSAIVLALVGCDDKKNTTDNTDNNAVNSKVTISTDAQKEAYALGSSFASYMTTNLEQNEISPDKEYLISGFNETFRGNSQLSKDEVKDVLEAFGKRIQEEAKARFDKEKGENTAAGDKFREEFAKEKDVKQTKSGLLYQIIKEGSDRHPKADDTVIVHYTGTLTDGRKFDSSYDRGETATFPLNAVIKGWTEGIQLIGVGGKIKLVVPPDLAYGDQSFPGQDDKAGIQPASTLVFEVELLGIDGDNNNNDKTEQSTPDQNKDKNKNNDNAK; from the coding sequence GTGATGATAAGAAAAATACAACAGATAATACTGATAATAACGCCGTCAACAGTAAAGTGACCATTTCAACTGATGCACAAAAAGAAGCTTATGCATTAGGTTCCTCGTTTGCTTCATACATGACAACAAATTTAGAGCAAAATGAAATTAGCCCAGACAAAGAATATCTAATTAGTGGTTTTAACGAAACATTCCGTGGTAATTCTCAACTCTCAAAAGATGAAGTTAAAGACGTTTTAGAAGCATTTGGTAAACGTATCCAAGAAGAAGCCAAAGCTCGTTTTGACAAAGAAAAAGGCGAAAATACTGCTGCTGGTGATAAATTCCGTGAAGAATTTGCTAAAGAAAAAGATGTTAAACAAACAAAATCAGGATTACTTTATCAAATCATAAAAGAAGGTTCAGATCGCCATCCAAAAGCTGATGACACTGTTATTGTTCATTATACAGGTACTTTAACAGATGGTCGTAAATTCGATAGTTCTTATGACCGAGGTGAAACTGCAACTTTCCCTCTTAATGCGGTAATTAAGGGTTGGACTGAAGGAATTCAATTAATTGGTGTTGGCGGTAAAATCAAACTTGTTGTACCACCAGATTTAGCATATGGTGATCAAAGTTTTCCTGGTCAAGATGATAAAGCAGGTATTCAGCCAGCATCAACATTAGTGTTTGAAGTTGAATTACTTGGTATTGATGGCGATAACAATAACAATGATAAGACCGAACAATCAACACCAGATCAAAACAAAGACAAAAATAAAAACAACGATAACGCTAAATAA
- the nagB gene encoding glucosamine-6-phosphate deaminase — protein sequence MRLIPLQNAQEVGAWVAQRIVKKINDFKPTADRPFVLGLPTGSSPLVMYEQLIKQYKAGKVSFKHVVTFNMDEYVGLPEDHPESYHTFMYENFFNHIDIDKNNIHILNGNAADIDEECRQYEEKIKSYGKINVFVGGVGQDGHIAFNEPGSSLCSRTRIKTLTEDTRIANSRFFNNDVNQVPKHALTIGVATLMDAQEVILLVCGHNKSLALQAGVEGSVNHLWTVTALQMHPASLIVCDEPSTDDLKVKTLKYFKQMEADNLKVTVL from the coding sequence ATGAGGCTTATTCCTTTACAAAATGCACAAGAAGTTGGGGCCTGGGTGGCACAGCGCATTGTAAAAAAAATCAATGACTTCAAACCGACAGCGGATCGTCCGTTTGTTTTGGGATTACCAACAGGTAGTTCACCATTGGTCATGTATGAACAACTTATTAAACAATATAAAGCAGGTAAGGTAAGTTTTAAACATGTGGTTACGTTTAATATGGATGAATATGTAGGACTTCCAGAGGATCATCCAGAAAGTTATCACACATTTATGTATGAAAATTTCTTTAACCATATTGATATTGATAAAAACAACATCCATATATTAAATGGTAATGCAGCAGATATTGACGAAGAATGCCGTCAGTATGAAGAAAAAATTAAAAGTTATGGTAAGATCAATGTGTTTGTTGGCGGTGTTGGGCAAGATGGACATATTGCTTTTAACGAACCAGGCTCTTCGCTTTGCTCTCGTACTCGCATTAAAACATTAACCGAAGATACACGAATTGCTAACTCCCGTTTTTTTAATAATGATGTTAACCAAGTGCCAAAACATGCATTGACTATTGGTGTTGCAACTTTAATGGATGCACAAGAAGTCATTTTATTAGTTTGTGGTCATAATAAGAGTTTAGCACTGCAAGCAGGAGTTGAAGGTTCGGTTAATCATCTTTGGACTGTGACTGCGTTACAAATGCATCCAGCATCGCTTATTGTTTGTGATGAGCCAAGTACTGATGATCTTAAAGTAAAAACCTTAAAATATTTTAAACAAATGGAAGCTGATAATCTAAAAGTGACCGTTTTATAA
- the asd gene encoding aspartate-semialdehyde dehydrogenase, producing the protein MKNVGFVGWRGMVGSVLMQRMVEEHDFDYINPVFFSTSQAGQAAPTFGGKTGTLQSADNIDALKALDIIVTCQGGDYTSEIYKKLRATGWQGYWIDAASTLRMEDDAIIVLDPVNKANIHAALDKGIKTFVGGNCTVSLMLMSLGGLFAENLVDWISVSTYQAASGGGARHMRELLTQMGMLNAEVAKELQDPNSSILDIERKVTQKMRDGSLPTDNFGVPLAGSLIPWIDKALDNGQSREEWKGQAETNKILGTSEIIPVDGLCVRIGALRCHSQSFTIKLKKDISVPEVEKLLAAHNDWVKVVPNDRELSMRELTPAAVTGTLTTPVGRLRKLNMGKDYLSAFTVGDQLLWGAAEPLRRMLRILA; encoded by the coding sequence ATGAAAAATGTTGGTTTTGTCGGTTGGCGAGGAATGGTTGGTTCTGTTCTTATGCAACGAATGGTTGAAGAACATGATTTTGATTATATCAACCCTGTTTTCTTTTCTACATCACAAGCTGGTCAAGCTGCGCCTACTTTTGGCGGTAAAACAGGAACATTACAAAGTGCAGATAATATTGATGCGTTAAAAGCATTAGATATTATTGTGACCTGCCAAGGTGGTGATTACACGTCTGAAATTTATAAAAAATTACGTGCAACAGGCTGGCAAGGTTACTGGATTGATGCCGCATCAACTCTACGAATGGAAGATGATGCTATTATTGTTCTTGATCCTGTAAATAAAGCTAACATCCATGCCGCTTTAGACAAAGGAATAAAGACCTTTGTTGGTGGTAACTGTACGGTAAGTTTGATGTTAATGTCACTCGGTGGATTGTTCGCAGAAAATTTAGTTGATTGGATATCTGTTTCTACTTACCAAGCGGCTTCTGGTGGTGGTGCTCGTCATATGCGCGAGTTATTAACACAAATGGGAATGCTTAATGCTGAAGTAGCTAAAGAACTACAGGATCCTAATTCTTCTATCTTAGATATAGAACGCAAAGTTACCCAAAAAATGCGAGATGGCAGCTTACCAACGGATAATTTTGGTGTTCCATTAGCTGGTAGTTTAATTCCTTGGATCGATAAAGCTTTAGATAATGGTCAAAGTAGAGAAGAATGGAAAGGTCAAGCTGAAACGAATAAAATTTTAGGTACTAGCGAAATTATCCCTGTTGATGGACTTTGTGTGCGTATCGGTGCATTACGCTGTCATAGCCAATCATTCACAATTAAGTTGAAAAAAGACATCAGTGTTCCAGAAGTTGAAAAATTACTTGCTGCGCATAACGATTGGGTTAAAGTTGTTCCAAATGATCGTGAACTTTCAATGCGAGAACTCACTCCTGCTGCTGTTACAGGTACATTAACTACACCTGTTGGACGTTTACGCAAACTTAATATGGGTAAAGACTATTTATCTGCCTTTACTGTTGGCGATCAGTTATTATGGGGTGCAGCCGAACCATTAAGAAGAATGCTTCGTATCTTAGCTTAA
- a CDS encoding ROK family protein — protein sequence MTFNYLNLVGNADLIKQLNYAMIYRLIVQHAPISRIQLAEVSHLAPASITKITRQLIKKKLIREVDAQQSTGGRPAVSIEAKFNNYQTIAVQLSRSQVTLELYNIGGNCLVSNVYPLTHFTQELAQKYLIKLIEQFIQEHSKRIKNLIAISVVLPGLIDSVRGIIRYTPHIQVKEWPLSEELQKQFNVSIFLGNDIQSLALAESYFGTTQNVDDSILIRVHRGVGSGVIINQQLLTNHNQSACEVGHIQVDALGERCHCGNFGCLENRVVNKAIELRAKQMIEQGYPTKLSLDDCNIANICKYANQGDELAIKLVKDAGENLGRAVAMMVNIFNPQQIVLAGELTKSPEVLLNAVNSALNAQSLEELRKNLTINCSSLNDCSAIGAFALVQQALFNGSLLMTLLENNMPA from the coding sequence ATGACTTTTAATTATCTAAACCTAGTTGGAAATGCTGATCTTATCAAACAGTTGAATTATGCCATGATTTATCGTTTGATTGTTCAGCATGCTCCTATTTCTCGTATTCAATTGGCTGAAGTTAGCCATTTAGCGCCAGCCAGCATTACTAAAATTACTCGTCAACTAATTAAGAAAAAACTAATTAGAGAAGTCGATGCACAACAATCAACTGGAGGACGTCCTGCAGTTTCAATTGAAGCTAAATTCAATAATTATCAAACAATTGCTGTCCAACTCAGTCGTTCTCAAGTAACACTTGAACTTTATAATATTGGTGGTAATTGTTTAGTATCGAATGTATATCCATTAACACACTTTACTCAGGAGCTTGCGCAAAAATATCTGATTAAATTAATTGAGCAATTTATCCAAGAGCATAGTAAAAGAATAAAAAATTTGATTGCTATATCAGTAGTACTTCCAGGATTGATTGACTCTGTTCGTGGTATTATTCGTTATACGCCTCATATTCAAGTTAAAGAATGGCCATTATCCGAAGAATTACAAAAACAATTTAATGTTTCAATTTTTTTAGGTAATGATATTCAAAGCTTAGCATTAGCAGAAAGTTATTTTGGTACGACACAAAATGTTGATGATTCGATTTTAATTCGCGTTCATCGAGGGGTCGGGTCAGGAGTAATTATTAATCAACAATTACTGACTAATCATAATCAAAGTGCATGTGAAGTTGGCCATATTCAAGTCGATGCATTAGGTGAACGTTGTCATTGTGGCAATTTTGGCTGTTTGGAAAATCGAGTGGTTAATAAAGCGATTGAGCTTCGAGCCAAACAGATGATTGAGCAGGGTTATCCAACTAAATTAAGTTTAGATGACTGTAATATTGCCAATATTTGTAAATATGCTAATCAAGGCGATGAACTGGCAATTAAGTTAGTCAAAGATGCCGGAGAAAATCTTGGTAGAGCTGTTGCAATGATGGTCAATATCTTTAACCCACAACAAATTGTGTTAGCTGGAGAATTAACTAAATCACCAGAAGTATTGTTAAATGCGGTAAACAGTGCGTTAAATGCACAAAGCTTAGAAGAATTAAGAAAGAATCTTACTATCAATTGTTCATCACTCAATGATTGTTCAGCAATTGGTGCATTTGCATTGGTACAACAAGCTTTATTTAATGGTTCATTATTAATGACATTGCTAGAAAACAATATGCCAGCATAA